The following are from one region of the Pseudorasbora parva isolate DD20220531a chromosome 12, ASM2467924v1, whole genome shotgun sequence genome:
- the perm1b gene encoding uncharacterized protein perm1b: MDDLDHSVLIAEQDWDCFCTESEECSVQQAKLAALEESGFSDIDDDKTSVYVSSLPTQTSPDQHCEKDSVEEQKQHQIGECKIEHSSENSDEYPSPKPEPQNVRSAEQMSDAGENQPGTTCECQSKSNEDSNLTEKIHLKGNYEDQKYGENIANQATTEPVTETSSADIKHEKSTDGIEMLTEGTDTSPVPQKEKERWFVTVNDSPIRLRVKSPTSVQKKKKKKKPSKNLSQKSGVMEKSSLLNTNTEPDKEIIDRQTMQDKSEKEFFVSDSPNFQNVLQIQDVISISPIRSRECEWGDKSCAISLKNESMTEIPEAKLERNPAKSPNSLLTPKQMPKKLFKDPSGPLPQYWDHESTVCDKNDTSTVDVNCECQHTTNHLSHFNNDTGVESHRFILGAFKPPAPSDTEGERREHQEPLGQSHNTEESSQETQSSGDSAKTIGPTPPIFAISSFWDEMEKLTINDILQLRVDNNKSPLTESIVPGDISHVDTHLLDRGDVESKDDSLEDGLVDDAADSDYFTHLDDSKPDRSSCEFSTYSDFDEEFLQLLHSSANPSPEPLEGKAQTQRFLDSTCPMNLEETWQSESNEIIKLCTESDTPLYSETEAEMQDIFRTTEEDNNMSTFLLDHYSMKRPTPSPVLSISDFLDNQCLPSFFEILKSDTESEQYQAWIPHRNTLLSFSQTVSVAETYDDFFSDFEVGNLLFPSVQGPTKSEKTLVPIYSSSQSVVKDLEFPEVEKVMQLDEITPIRVMRCASPSETSNMCFIPSRRSTWRNLSLRHTKLLMGWTWCGMATSWGFPKTADSGYSYGTSTTSSSVAQPKLPVVLLENQALGQMKEHQIHVGATVSGADTDRFLFSLKQADMCLVCIAFASWVLKSSNPQSTDMWKAALLANVSAISAIQYLRRYIKEE; this comes from the exons ATGGATGACTTGGACCACAGTGTCCTGATAGCAGAGCAGGATTGGGATTGTTTCTGTACAGAGAGTGAGGAATGTTCTGTTCAGCAGGCCAAGCTCGCAGCCTTAGAGGAGTCAGGCTTCAGTGACATTGATGATGATAAAACCTCTGTCTACGTGTCATCTCTTCCCACTCAGACCAGCCCTGACCAACACTGTGAAAAAGATAGTGTAGAAGAACAAAAACAACATCAAATAGGAGAATGTAAAATAGAACATTCATCTGAGAATTCAGATGAATATCCTAGTCCTAAGCCAGAGCCACAGAATGTCAGGTCTGCTGAGCAGATGTCCGATGCTGGAGAAAATCAACCGGGGACTACATGTGAATGTCAAAGCAAATCTAATGAAGACAGCAACCTGACTGAGAAGATACATTTAAAGGGAAATTATGAGGATCAAAAGTACGGTGAGAACATAGCAAACCAAGCCACCACTGAGCCAGTCACTGAAACGTCTTCTGCAGATATAAAGCATGAAAAGAGTACGGATGGTATAGAAATGCTAACTGAGGGGACGGACACTTCACCAGTCCCCCAAAAAGAGAAGGAGCGTTGGTTTGTCACTGTAAATGACAGCCCAATCCGTCTAAGAGTAAAGAGTCCCACttctgtccaaaaaaaaaaaaaaaaaaaaaaaccttctaaAAACTTGAGCCAGAAAAGTGGAGTGATGGAGAAGAGCTCTTTATTAAATACCAATACAGAGCCAGATAAAGAGATTATTGACAGACAAACAATGCAGGACAAATCTGAAAAAGAATTTTTTGTTTCTGACTCGCCAAATTTTCAGAATGTACTTCAAATCCAAGATGTGATAAGTATTTCACCCATTAGATCACGCGAGTGTGAATGGGGGGACAAAAGCTGTGCCATtagtttaaaaaatgaaagcaTGACAGAAATTCCAGAAGCAAAATTAGAAAGAAATCCTGCTAAATCTCCAAATTCACTTTTAACTCCCAAACAGATGCCAAAGAAACTATTTAAAGATCCCAGTGGCCCTTTGCCACAATACTGGGATCATGAAAGCACAGTATGTGATAAAAATGACACATCCACAGTAGATGTGAACTGTGAATGTCAACATACAACTAATCATTTAAGCCACTTCAATAATGACACAGGGGTGGAAAGTCACAGATTTATTTTGGGTGCCTTTAAACCACCTGCTCCTTCAGATACTGAAGGAGAAAGAAGAGAACACCAAGAGCCCTTGGGACAATCACATAATACAGAAGAATCATCCCAAGAGACACAATCCTCCGGTGACAGTGCCAAGACAATAGGTCCGACACCACCTATATTTGCCATTTCCTCATTTTGGGATGAAATGGAAAAACTGACAATAAATGATATTTTGCAACTTAGAGTAGACAATAACAAGTCTCCACTAACAGAAAGCATTGTTCCAGGAGATATAAGCCATGTGGACACTCATCTTCTTGACAGGGGTGATGTGGAATCTAAAGATGATAGTTTGGAAGATGGCCTGGTAGATGATGCAGCAGATTCAGACTATTTCACACATTTGGATGACTCTAAACCAGACCGATCGAGCTGCGAATTTTCAACTTACTCTGATTTCGATGAAGAGTTTCTACAACTTCTTCATTCAAGTGCAAACCCTAGTCCTGAACCCCTTGAAGGCAAAGCGCAAACCCAAAGGTTCCTTGATTCTACGTGTCCCATGAATTTAGAAGAAACTTGGCAAAGTGAATCCAACGAGATCATAAAGTTGTGTACTGAGAGTGATACCCCACTGTATTCAGAGACAGAAGCAGAGATGCAGGACATATTTCGAACAACAGAAGAGGACAACAACATGAGTACATTTCTACTGGACCATTATAGCATGAAGAGACCAACGCCTTCTCCAGTTTTATCGATTTCTGATTTTCTAGACAATCAGTGTCTGCCGTCTTTCTTCGAAATCTTGAAGAGTGACACGGAATCAGAACAATACCAGGCTTGGATTCCACATAGAAACACTTTGCTTAGTTTTTCACAGACCGTATCTGTGGCTGAGACTTATGATGACTTCTTCTCAGACTTCGAGGTTGGGAATCTTCTGTTTCCTTCAGTGCAAGGTCCAACAAAAAGTGAGAAAACGTTGGTTCCTATCTATTCCTCTTCTCAATCAGTGGTAAAAGACCTAGAATTTCCAGAGGTAGAAAAAGTGATGCAGTTGGACGAGATCACCCCAATCCGAGTTATGAGGTGTGCAAGTCCCTCTGAAACATCAAACATGTGCTTTATCCCTAGCCGGAGAAGTACCTGGAGAAACCTTTCTCTGAGACACACCAAACTTTTAATGGGATGGACATGGTGTGGGATGGCTACCTCTTGGGGTTTTCCCAAAACAGCCGACTCGGGATACAGTTATGGAACGAGTACAACAAGTTCCTCTGTAGCTCAGCCAAAACTTCCAGTGGTTCTCCTAGAAAACCAGGCCCTCGGACAAATGAAAGAACATCAGATACATGTTGGGGCAACAGTCTCAGGCGCAG ATACAGATCGCTTCCTTTTTTCATTAAAGCAAGCAGATATGTGCCTTGTTTGCATTGCTTTTGCGTCTTGGGTACTGAAGTCAAGCAACCCACAATCTACAGACATGTGGAAAGCAG CTCTTCTGGCAAATGTGAGCGCGATATCTGCCATCCAGTACTTGCGGCGATACATAAAAGAAGAATGA
- the LOC137094420 gene encoding RING finger protein 223, protein MEEPEVSTTTRMGSIRHQHETVVSADDQDNAWDTGPECSICFCAYDNTFKTPKLLECTHTFCLECLARFVAISPEQAGTQITCPLCRQPTSVPEHGTPDLATSQEVLVQLPSDKQQLENVFLDGKRLCYSNPMIPNCICIDIGEQKAEETARREERREGCGHRLLRFLGFHGNWKRLVIFIIVLLVVFFVILWPLQCFIISGSMSECFQEQPEIPTTFASLRPTVGS, encoded by the coding sequence ATGGAGGAACCAGAAGTATCCACAACAACACGCATGGGTTCAATACGGCACCAACACGAGACCGTGGTCTCCGCTGATGACCAGGACAATGCCTGGGATACTGGTCCGGAATGTTCAATCTGCTTTTGCGCATATGACAACACCTTCAAGACACCGAAGCTTCTTGAATGTACCCATACCTTCTGTCTGGAATGTCTGGCTCGCTTTGTAGCTATTTCACCGGAGCAGGCAGGCACACAGATCACCTGTCCCCTTTGTCGGCAGCCAACGTCCGTGCCCGAGCATGGTACTCCGGATCTGGCCACCAGCCAGGAAGTTTTGGTTCAACTTCCAAGCGACAAGCAACAATTGGAGAATGTTTTCCTAGACGGAAAGAGGCTGTGCTACTCAAATCCAATGATACCCAACTGCATCTGCATTGACATTGGTGAGCAAAAAGCAGAAGAGACGGcgaggagagaggagagaagaGAGGGTTGTGGACACAGGCTGCTGCGATTCTTGGGTTTTCATGGGAACTGGAAGAGGCTTGTGATCTTCATCATAGTGCTCCTTGTGGTCTTCTTCGTTATACTGTGGCCCCTCCAGTGCTTTATCATCTCAGGCTCCATGTCAGAATGCTTCCAGGAACAGCCAGAGATTCCAACTACTTTTGCCTCTCTCAGACCTACCGTGGGTTCCTAA